CGCCATTATCACCGGCGACCGTCATTTCGAAGCCGTGCTGCGCACCCGAAAACTCCGCGCACCCGATGATATCGGCATCGCCTGCCCCGGTCTGGCCGACACCAGCGGATCGATGGCGGGTGTCTGTGAGGACAACCACCAGCTCGGCCTCATCGCCGTCGATTTTCTGGTGTCGATGATGCACCGCGGCGAACGCGGCGTCCCGGTTCATGCCCAGCAGGTTCTCGTGGAGGGACTCTGGACTCCCGGCCGCACCCTGAGGTCGTTGCCCAACGACTAGAATCCCATCCGCCAATGCTCGCACTCACCCGTGTGAGTATCAGCCGCCTCGTGCCATGGCCATCGTTCTGGAAAAACGGTGGCCATGACCCCGCTTACCCAAAGCGAACCCCTTGTCGCCACCCCGTCCGCCGCACCTGAAGGCCGCATTCTATTCGCGCTCGCGAGTGACGAACGAAACCTCTTTTTCCCCGGTGAATTGCCCGACGGCGCCATCTGGCAGGATGCCCGCGGCCTCGGCCAGGCCAGCTGGAACCGTCTGCTCGCCACGCATCGCCCGCGCGTTCTCGTGACGGGCTGGACCACGCCCTTGCTCGACTCCGCGCTCACCACCCTCGCCGGACAAAATGGTCCCGTGGATTACGTCTGCCATGCCTCCGGTTCGATCCGCCACGTCGTCACTCGCGAACAAATCGCCGCCGGCCTCAAGGTCACCAACTGGGGCACGCTCGTCGCTCCCGTCGTCGCCGAACATGCGTTGCTGCTGATCATGGCCTCGCTGCGCCAGCTCCCAGCGTGGCGCGACCACATGCTGCTGCCGCCCACCGCCTGGCGCGCCCAGCTGCTCACCCGCACGCTTCACGGCGCTCGCGTTTCGATCCACGGCTTCGGGGCCATCGCCCGTGAACTCATCCGCCTGCTGCAACCGTTCAACGTGACTGTCACGGTGTATTCCGCCGGTGTCCCCGAGGCGCTCATTCGCGAACACGGTGCCACGCCCGCGGCTTCACTTCACGAGCTCGCCCGCCATGCGGATATTTTCGTGACGTGCGAAGCCCTCACCGATCTCTCCCGCAAGTCCATCAACGCTTCCGTGCTCGCCGAACTCGCCGAGGGTGCGGTCTTCGTCAACGTAGGCCGCGGCGCCGTCGCCGACGAAACCGATTTGATCGAAGCCGCGCAGACCCGCGGGCTGCGTATCGGCAGCGATGTATTTCAAAACGAACCCCTGCCGCCCGACTCGCCTTTTTTCAGTCTGCCCTCGGCGGTTCTCTCACCGCACATCGCCGGTCCGACGCTCGATTACTTCGCCGCCTGCGGGCGCCACTCACTGCAAAACATCGCCCGTTACCTCGCCGGCGAAAAGCCCGTCGGCCTGATCACTCCGGAAATTTTTGACCGCTCCACGTGAGTTTTTTCTCACCGGTCGGGATTTCCTTCAACAGGTAGAACAAAGGCGTTCTTCCTCCCCTCCCCGCCTTCAGGTCTAGTGCTCTTTCCGCCCACTTCCCCCATCGTGCATACCCCTCCCGCCCCGCTTCCCGAAGCCAACTCCGCCGGCGAACCCACCTCGCCCGGCAGCCCCAAAATCTGGCGCGCAGGCACGCTCACTTACACATCGGGAACCCTGATCGTCCTCTTCCTCTGGCTGCTATGGGGTGATTTCTCATGGGCCATGCGCGACCGCTCCGTCGCCCCTCTGGCGCAGTGGTATCTCAAATCCATCGAGGTCCCCAATCTCCTCTTCGCGCTCCTCATCAGCACCTTTCCCGCCGCGGTCGGCTTGGTGCTCGGCCCGATCATCAGCTACAAATCAGACCGCCATCGCGGACCTCGCGGCCGACGCATTCCGTTTCTGCTCATCACCACGCCCATCGCCGCGTTCGGCATGCTGGGCCTCGCCGCCACGCCTTACATCTCGCGCTGGGTTCACGGCCACTTCCCTGAACAAAGTGAAATGCTCGTCGCCGTGTTGTGCTTCGGCGTTTTCTGGGCCGCCTTCGAATTTGCCACCATCGTGGCGAGTTCGGTCTTCGGCGGTCTGATCGGCGACGTCGTGCCCGCTCCGCTCCTCGGACGTTTTTACGGACTCTTCCGCGCGGTCAGCCTGATCGACGGCATGATTTTCAATTACTGGCTTATCGGCAAAGCCGACACGCATTACACCGTGATCCTGACGGTCATCGCGGTTTTCTACGGCGTCGGTTTCATGTGGGTTTGCTACAAAGTAAAGGAGGGCAACTACCCGCCGCCTCCGCCGGAGCCGGAGAACGCACCCGGTCCGCTGGTCGGATTTTTCGTGGGCGCGAAGACCTACTTCCGCGAGTGCTTCAGCCATTCGTATTATATCTGGGTCTTCATCCTCTTAACGATCGC
This portion of the Rariglobus hedericola genome encodes:
- a CDS encoding MFS transporter → MHTPPAPLPEANSAGEPTSPGSPKIWRAGTLTYTSGTLIVLFLWLLWGDFSWAMRDRSVAPLAQWYLKSIEVPNLLFALLISTFPAAVGLVLGPIISYKSDRHRGPRGRRIPFLLITTPIAAFGMLGLAATPYISRWVHGHFPEQSEMLVAVLCFGVFWAAFEFATIVASSVFGGLIGDVVPAPLLGRFYGLFRAVSLIDGMIFNYWLIGKADTHYTVILTVIAVFYGVGFMWVCYKVKEGNYPPPPPEPENAPGPLVGFFVGAKTYFRECFSHSYYIWVFILLTIASICFMPVNTFMIPYATSLGMSMDAYGKYMALTFTISLILAYPLGWLADIFHPLRMAIGCLLGYVVVTAWGALYARDASTFAIALVLHGVLSGCYFTSAASLGLRLFPRSKFAQFASAAGLMGSVFGMVIGPLIGKLIDVSGNLYHYTFTSGCVISTIALLAALHVHGKFMRLGGPKNYVAPL
- a CDS encoding hydroxyacid dehydrogenase yields the protein MTPLTQSEPLVATPSAAPEGRILFALASDERNLFFPGELPDGAIWQDARGLGQASWNRLLATHRPRVLVTGWTTPLLDSALTTLAGQNGPVDYVCHASGSIRHVVTREQIAAGLKVTNWGTLVAPVVAEHALLLIMASLRQLPAWRDHMLLPPTAWRAQLLTRTLHGARVSIHGFGAIARELIRLLQPFNVTVTVYSAGVPEALIREHGATPAASLHELARHADIFVTCEALTDLSRKSINASVLAELAEGAVFVNVGRGAVADETDLIEAAQTRGLRIGSDVFQNEPLPPDSPFFSLPSAVLSPHIAGPTLDYFAACGRHSLQNIARYLAGEKPVGLITPEIFDRST